One part of the Ochrobactrum quorumnocens genome encodes these proteins:
- a CDS encoding penicillin acylase family protein, translated as MSDSTRLTAAHVAGLQNDVTISVDLWGIAHIRAENLHDLFFAQGWNAARDRLWQIDIARKRGLGLLARDFGPGYLEQDKAARLLLYRGDMASEWKAYGPDSEEICTAFAKGINAYVDACNLGEIPLPPEFTLLGHEPDRWKPEDVVRVRTHSLTRNASSELLRSKVMAIAGVELGAELDMLRKELSYGVVPEPVDGFDPSVMTDRVLRDFQLAVSPATFSKERLVATLDEADQWTIISSSGEIVRASFEEGSNNWAISAEKTTTGRPILALDPHRTHVLPSIRYIVHLTMPGLDLIGAGEPMVPGISMGHNGTAAFGLTIFGADQEDIYVYQTDVSDPDQYAYHDGWENFKTITETIPVKRHSDQKVELKFTRHGPVLYEDKENNRAFGLRTVWMDAGMAPYMASLSVMRAATYADYASALKGWGCPSVNHIYADTTNTIAWKPSGATPVRNNWDGLLPVPGDGRYEWHGYLSPETGPHEINPSRGFVATANAMNVPDDWTASNPAIGYEWLDSSRHDTLHRELSRQELISLEDCARLQCSTFSPIAARVLKCLSALLTSDVEAAPWRLLQNWDGNLSSNSAAAVLFEIWLSKHLGALAARTMGATPEVIPLLMPFDAPSIASWLETAASTGEHINAIRQSLADAWAECISLMGEDMATWAWGRIHTLQLCHPLQSLTDNNWSLGPIALGGSSSTLNYANYRLSDFSVVVGPSVRMIIDVGAWDNSLFVNNPGQSGSPASPHYSDLLRNWHEGKPVPLLYSQESIDAATVTKIMLSAG; from the coding sequence ATGTCCGATTCAACAAGATTAACCGCAGCCCACGTTGCGGGTCTGCAAAACGATGTCACAATCAGTGTAGATCTATGGGGCATTGCTCATATCAGGGCAGAGAACCTCCACGATCTCTTTTTTGCGCAAGGCTGGAACGCTGCGCGTGACCGTCTTTGGCAGATCGATATCGCGCGCAAGCGTGGGCTTGGTTTGTTGGCACGTGATTTTGGCCCCGGTTATCTGGAGCAGGATAAGGCCGCACGGTTGCTTCTTTACCGCGGCGACATGGCGTCGGAATGGAAGGCATATGGCCCGGATTCAGAGGAAATCTGCACCGCTTTTGCCAAAGGTATCAACGCCTATGTGGATGCTTGCAATTTAGGCGAGATACCGCTTCCTCCTGAATTTACGCTCCTTGGACACGAGCCTGATCGCTGGAAGCCGGAAGATGTGGTGCGTGTGCGTACGCACTCGCTGACACGCAATGCATCGTCCGAACTTCTGCGTTCCAAAGTCATGGCAATCGCTGGTGTGGAACTGGGAGCGGAGCTTGATATGCTTCGTAAGGAATTATCATACGGGGTGGTGCCTGAACCGGTTGACGGTTTTGATCCCAGCGTCATGACCGACAGGGTGTTGCGCGACTTTCAGCTAGCTGTAAGTCCAGCCACTTTTTCAAAGGAACGGCTTGTCGCAACCCTGGACGAGGCAGATCAATGGACGATAATCTCATCATCAGGTGAGATCGTGCGGGCTTCTTTTGAAGAAGGCTCAAACAATTGGGCCATATCGGCAGAAAAGACCACAACAGGTCGACCTATACTGGCCCTTGATCCACATCGTACGCATGTTTTGCCCTCTATCCGGTATATCGTTCACCTAACAATGCCAGGTCTGGATTTGATCGGCGCAGGTGAACCCATGGTGCCCGGAATATCCATGGGGCATAACGGCACTGCTGCTTTCGGGCTCACCATTTTTGGCGCAGATCAGGAAGACATTTATGTCTACCAGACTGATGTAAGCGATCCTGATCAATATGCTTATCATGATGGTTGGGAGAACTTCAAAACGATCACAGAGACAATTCCGGTCAAACGACATTCTGATCAGAAGGTTGAACTGAAGTTTACGCGCCACGGGCCAGTTCTCTACGAGGATAAGGAGAATAATCGGGCATTTGGTTTAAGGACTGTCTGGATGGATGCAGGTATGGCGCCATATATGGCAAGCCTGTCCGTGATGAGGGCTGCGACTTATGCCGATTATGCAAGTGCGCTGAAAGGCTGGGGGTGTCCTTCCGTCAACCACATCTATGCTGATACAACGAACACCATTGCATGGAAGCCATCGGGTGCCACACCTGTTCGGAACAATTGGGACGGCCTTTTGCCTGTGCCCGGTGACGGGCGTTACGAATGGCATGGCTACCTGTCGCCAGAAACAGGGCCGCATGAAATCAATCCATCGCGTGGTTTTGTAGCGACGGCCAACGCCATGAATGTGCCGGATGATTGGACCGCCTCAAATCCGGCTATCGGTTATGAGTGGCTGGATAGCAGTCGTCATGACACGCTTCATAGGGAATTGTCTCGCCAGGAACTCATTTCTCTCGAAGATTGTGCACGACTGCAATGCTCAACATTTTCACCAATCGCCGCCCGCGTGTTGAAATGTCTCAGCGCGTTGCTGACTTCCGATGTTGAAGCCGCGCCTTGGAGGCTTCTTCAGAACTGGGATGGTAATCTCTCTTCAAATTCTGCAGCCGCCGTACTTTTCGAAATATGGTTGAGCAAACATCTCGGTGCGCTTGCTGCTCGAACAATGGGGGCTACTCCGGAGGTCATTCCACTGCTCATGCCGTTTGATGCGCCTAGCATTGCCTCATGGCTGGAAACTGCGGCCTCGACTGGCGAACATATTAACGCCATTCGCCAAAGCCTTGCGGATGCTTGGGCGGAATGTATTTCATTGATGGGTGAGGATATGGCGACATGGGCGTGGGGACGCATTCACACGCTCCAACTTTGCCACCCTCTTCAGTCACTGACGGACAATAACTGGTCGCTGGGCCCTATCGCGTTGGGGGGCAGTAGCTCCACACTCAACTATGCTAATTATAGGTTGAGTGATTTTTCGGTGGTCGTGGGGCCGTCAGTGCGAATGATTATCGATGTTGGGGCTTGGGACAACAGTCTGTTTGTCAATAATCCGGGCCAATCCGGATCACCAGCGTCGCCGCATTATTCCGATCTTCTCAGGAACTGGCACGAAGGAAAGCCTGTTCCACTGCTCTATTCGCAAGAGAGCATTGATGCGGCGACCGTCACGAAAATAATGTTGAGCGCGGGTTGA
- a CDS encoding M20/M25/M40 family metallo-hydrolase yields MSAYELPFDIDGMIARLRPWIETESPTFDAAAVNRMVETAAYDFAAAGASIEFIPGRMGFGGSLRARFPHANHGKPGIMVSGHLDTVHPLGVIDINPYRRESGKIYGPGIQDMKGGNFVALEAMRQIARSGLATKLPVTFLLTPDEEVGTPSTRDLIEQEALKNKYVLVPEPARRDGGAVVGRYAIARYNLETIGKPSHAGWLLKEGRSAIRRMAEKIIEIEALTTDDCTFSVGVIQAGQWVNCVSSSCNAEALSMAKTQKDLEDGVARIMSLAGTKDDVELIVKRGVTRPVWEPGQPQDMKLFNFANDVAKEIGFTMTAQSSGGGSDGNFTGALGVPTLDSIGVRGEGLHTLGEHIFEDSLVERARLHAGLFLGLE; encoded by the coding sequence ATGAGTGCGTATGAATTACCCTTTGATATTGATGGCATGATTGCACGTCTGCGGCCGTGGATTGAAACGGAAAGCCCGACATTTGATGCGGCTGCCGTCAATCGTATGGTTGAAACGGCTGCCTATGATTTTGCGGCTGCGGGTGCCAGCATTGAGTTTATTCCGGGGCGTATGGGCTTTGGCGGCTCGCTGCGCGCACGGTTTCCGCATGCAAACCACGGTAAGCCCGGAATTATGGTTTCCGGACATCTCGATACGGTTCATCCGCTTGGCGTGATCGACATTAATCCTTATCGCCGTGAGAGCGGCAAGATTTATGGCCCCGGTATTCAGGATATGAAGGGTGGAAATTTTGTAGCACTCGAAGCCATGCGACAGATAGCAAGAAGCGGACTTGCAACCAAGCTGCCTGTCACCTTCCTGCTGACACCTGATGAAGAGGTCGGGACGCCTTCAACGCGTGATCTGATCGAGCAGGAAGCCCTCAAGAACAAATATGTATTGGTGCCCGAACCTGCGCGGCGTGATGGCGGTGCGGTTGTCGGACGCTATGCGATAGCGCGCTACAATCTTGAGACTATAGGCAAGCCGAGTCATGCGGGTTGGCTGTTGAAGGAAGGTCGTTCGGCAATCCGGCGCATGGCGGAAAAAATAATCGAAATCGAAGCGCTCACGACTGATGACTGCACCTTCTCGGTTGGGGTTATTCAAGCGGGACAATGGGTCAATTGTGTTTCATCGAGCTGTAATGCCGAAGCGCTCAGCATGGCCAAGACCCAGAAAGATCTGGAAGACGGTGTTGCTCGCATCATGTCTCTTGCTGGTACCAAAGACGATGTCGAGTTGATCGTTAAGCGCGGTGTGACGCGACCAGTCTGGGAGCCGGGACAGCCACAGGATATGAAGCTCTTCAACTTTGCAAACGATGTTGCCAAGGAAATCGGTTTCACCATGACCGCTCAGAGTTCGGGTGGCGGTTCTGATGGTAATTTTACCGGTGCGCTTGGTGTGCCAACGCTTGATTCCATCGGTGTACGCGGTGAGGGCCTTCATACTTTGGGCGAGCATATTTTCGAGGATAGTCTGGTGGAACGTGCCCGTCTTCACGCGGGCTTATTTCTGGGACTCGAATAA
- a CDS encoding M20 aminoacylase family protein, which yields MPIIPYIEEKAGEMRAVFEDLHRHPEIGFEEQHASGVVATLLEKWGFDEVHTGIAKTGVVGILRGQNAGNRRVGLRADMDALPIDEISGVPYTSQNPGRMHACGHDGHTTMLLGAAQYLAATRNFEGTAVFVFQPAEEGLGGARGMIAEGLFERFPCDEIYGMHNQPLGTLGKAVIRKGAAMAGASFFDIKLTGKGSHAAQPHNARDVLVIGADLVGQLQTIVSRNIPATDACVVSCTQFHTGSAYNIVPEVATITGTIRYFEQRVCELAETRLREICAGVASGYGIKVDVDIRNVFDVLRNDNELSDAYIAAARDVLGEENVSDDCPAFMGSEDFADMLARVPGAYINVLHGGKAALHNPAFMLEPETLPIGSSIYARIVETRLPVNKDLAA from the coding sequence ATGCCCATCATACCGTATATTGAGGAGAAAGCCGGCGAGATGCGCGCGGTTTTCGAAGACCTTCATCGTCATCCGGAAATCGGTTTCGAGGAGCAACATGCTTCCGGTGTCGTAGCTACTTTACTGGAAAAATGGGGCTTCGATGAAGTCCATACCGGCATCGCCAAGACTGGTGTTGTCGGCATATTGAGAGGGCAAAATGCTGGTAACCGCCGTGTTGGTTTGCGAGCCGATATGGATGCGCTACCGATTGATGAGATTTCCGGTGTTCCTTATACATCGCAAAATCCAGGCCGAATGCATGCCTGCGGTCATGATGGCCATACGACTATGTTGCTGGGTGCTGCGCAGTATCTTGCAGCGACACGCAACTTCGAAGGGACTGCGGTTTTCGTCTTCCAACCAGCTGAGGAAGGTCTGGGCGGCGCGCGCGGCATGATTGCGGAGGGCCTGTTCGAGCGCTTTCCTTGCGATGAAATCTACGGGATGCACAATCAACCGCTGGGCACTCTTGGCAAAGCGGTTATCCGCAAGGGTGCCGCCATGGCAGGTGCCAGCTTCTTCGATATCAAACTTACTGGCAAAGGCAGCCACGCAGCACAGCCCCACAATGCCCGTGACGTTCTGGTGATTGGTGCGGATCTGGTCGGGCAATTGCAGACCATTGTTTCGCGTAATATTCCGGCAACGGATGCTTGTGTGGTTTCCTGTACGCAATTCCATACCGGTAGTGCCTACAATATCGTGCCGGAAGTGGCTACGATCACCGGCACGATCCGCTATTTCGAGCAGCGTGTTTGCGAACTGGCAGAAACCCGTCTTCGTGAGATTTGTGCGGGTGTTGCCTCAGGTTATGGCATCAAGGTTGATGTCGATATCCGCAATGTTTTTGATGTTTTGCGCAATGATAATGAGCTGTCTGACGCCTACATCGCTGCTGCGCGCGATGTACTGGGTGAGGAAAATGTAAGCGATGACTGCCCGGCCTTTATGGGCAGTGAGGATTTTGCGGACATGCTGGCCCGGGTGCCGGGTGCTTACATCAATGTACTGCACGGCGGGAAAGCAGCCCTGCACAATCCTGCCTTTATGCTTGAACCGGAAACGCTGCCGATTGGCTCATCGATCTATGCCCGGATTGTTGAAACTCGCCTGCCAGTGAATAAGGACTTAGCTGCATGA
- a CDS encoding ABC transporter ATP-binding protein, with the protein MELRNHDFTAEPVVLEVENLVVALPGGTPVLRSVSFDIRKGETVCLVGESGSGKSVTSLTAMGLLPKDALLVKAGAIRLDGKDLLQLSPADMKKMRATRISMIFQEPMTALNPVMRVGEQITEVLDVHTNLSAEAKRTKVINIMEQVHLPDVERIYQSYPHQLSGGQRQRIMIAMALILEPVVLIADEPTTALDVTTQKQILSLIAELQEKHGTAVLFITHDMGVVAEIADRVCVMRNGEIVERGTIREVLSSPQQQYTKDLLGSVPSLIPRLSREPQGREAVIRVRDLGMTYRSGGIFSTKPGVNASREVNFELQPGRTLGIVGESGSGKTTVARSIMRLIEPTEGEIVVDGRDIAHLGKREMKPFRKKLQVVFQDPFRSLNPRWTIEQSLTEGPLNYGVLYEEAVAEAKRLLKIVSLPEDSLKRYPHQFSGGQRQRIAIARAVALRPDILVADEAVSALDVSVQAQVLELLAELQRDTGIAIIFITHDLRVAAQICDEVLVMKRGQVVEQGDAADVLGNPSHEYTRSLIEAAPGRFWDFAAGRPAA; encoded by the coding sequence ATGGAACTGCGTAATCATGATTTCACGGCAGAACCTGTCGTGCTGGAAGTTGAAAATCTCGTCGTTGCACTTCCCGGCGGCACGCCGGTGCTTCGCAGCGTGAGCTTTGATATTCGTAAGGGCGAAACAGTCTGTCTGGTGGGTGAGTCTGGGTCGGGAAAATCCGTTACATCGCTCACTGCCATGGGACTTTTACCAAAAGATGCACTGTTGGTAAAAGCGGGTGCTATCAGGCTGGATGGCAAAGATCTTCTCCAGCTCTCGCCCGCAGATATGAAAAAGATGCGTGCTACGCGTATCTCTATGATCTTTCAGGAGCCGATGACTGCGCTGAACCCGGTTATGCGGGTGGGTGAACAGATCACAGAAGTTCTGGACGTGCACACCAACCTGTCAGCGGAAGCCAAACGCACCAAAGTCATCAACATTATGGAGCAGGTTCATCTGCCCGATGTGGAGCGTATTTATCAAAGCTATCCGCATCAACTTTCGGGCGGTCAACGTCAACGTATTATGATCGCCATGGCGCTCATTCTTGAACCTGTGGTGCTGATTGCTGACGAACCAACCACCGCGCTCGACGTGACGACGCAGAAGCAGATTCTGTCGCTGATTGCGGAGTTGCAGGAGAAACATGGCACGGCTGTGTTGTTCATCACGCACGATATGGGCGTGGTGGCGGAAATCGCCGACCGGGTCTGCGTCATGCGCAATGGCGAAATTGTAGAACGTGGAACAATTCGGGAAGTTTTGTCATCGCCACAGCAGCAATATACCAAAGATTTGCTGGGTTCTGTTCCAAGCCTCATTCCGCGTCTGTCGCGCGAGCCACAGGGGCGGGAAGCAGTGATCCGCGTTCGCGATCTTGGCATGACTTATCGCAGTGGTGGGATTTTTAGCACAAAGCCAGGTGTTAATGCCTCGCGCGAAGTGAATTTCGAGCTCCAGCCGGGACGTACACTCGGTATTGTTGGCGAGTCCGGTTCAGGCAAGACGACGGTTGCGCGTTCTATAATGCGGTTGATCGAACCGACTGAAGGCGAGATCGTCGTCGATGGGCGAGACATTGCACATCTTGGAAAACGCGAGATGAAGCCGTTCCGCAAGAAGCTTCAGGTCGTGTTTCAGGACCCGTTCCGTTCTCTGAACCCACGCTGGACGATTGAACAAAGTCTCACCGAAGGGCCGCTTAATTACGGTGTGCTTTATGAGGAGGCGGTGGCCGAAGCAAAGCGTTTGTTGAAGATCGTTTCCCTGCCAGAGGATTCACTGAAGCGATACCCACATCAGTTTTCCGGGGGGCAGCGCCAACGTATCGCCATTGCACGCGCTGTTGCGCTTCGACCGGATATTCTGGTGGCCGACGAGGCTGTGTCTGCGCTTGATGTTTCGGTGCAGGCGCAGGTTCTTGAGCTTCTGGCCGAGCTGCAGCGTGATACCGGCATCGCGATCATTTTCATTACGCACGACTTACGTGTTGCAGCGCAGATTTGTGATGAAGTGCTGGTGATGAAACGCGGGCAGGTTGTTGAGCAAGGTGACGCCGCCGACGTGCTTGGTAATCCATCGCATGAATATACGCGATCATTGATTGAAGCGGCGCCTGGTCGCTTCTGGGACTTTGCGGCTGGACGTCCTGCCGCCTGA
- a CDS encoding ABC transporter permease yields the protein MLRLFSLPRVTRVGIGPLIAAFLLAAILLLTLISPWIAPHDPLAMNPLMRLKPPSDEYLLGTDNYGRDLFSRMILGGRISLLIGLFAAGASIGVGVFIGLIAGFFRTADAIIMRMMDALMAMPSILIAIALVALNGPSIGSVIVAITIPEIPRVVRLVRSVILTAREEPYVEAALALGSSTPKILFRHLLPNTMAPLIVQGTYIVASAILTEAILSFLGAGISTEIPTWGNIMAEGRQFFRIKPSIVLWPGLLLTLCVLSINLLGDAARDTLDPRLKKREG from the coding sequence ATGCTGCGCCTGTTCTCGCTGCCGCGCGTTACACGTGTTGGTATCGGTCCATTGATTGCTGCCTTTCTTCTCGCCGCAATCCTTCTTCTAACTCTTATTTCCCCCTGGATCGCTCCCCACGATCCGTTGGCAATGAATCCGTTAATGCGGCTGAAGCCGCCTTCCGATGAATACCTGCTCGGAACCGATAATTACGGGAGGGATCTCTTCTCGCGCATGATCCTTGGTGGACGCATCTCGCTGCTGATCGGATTGTTTGCTGCTGGCGCTTCAATTGGCGTTGGCGTGTTTATCGGGTTGATTGCGGGCTTCTTCCGCACGGCTGATGCAATCATTATGCGCATGATGGATGCCTTGATGGCGATGCCATCAATCCTGATCGCTATTGCGCTGGTCGCGTTGAATGGACCTTCGATAGGCTCAGTCATCGTCGCCATCACCATCCCGGAAATCCCGCGCGTGGTGCGCCTTGTGCGCTCTGTCATCCTGACTGCGCGTGAGGAGCCTTATGTGGAAGCGGCACTGGCGCTCGGTTCAAGCACGCCGAAGATTTTGTTCAGGCATCTTCTGCCCAATACGATGGCACCACTCATCGTGCAGGGTACTTATATTGTCGCTTCTGCGATCCTCACAGAAGCGATCCTGTCGTTCCTCGGTGCTGGTATCAGCACGGAAATTCCGACCTGGGGGAACATCATGGCCGAAGGTCGTCAGTTCTTCCGCATCAAGCCATCGATTGTGCTTTGGCCGGGCCTGTTGCTGACACTTTGTGTTCTTTCCATCAATCTGCTGGGCGACGCTGCACGCGACACACTCGACCCACGTCTAAAAAAGCGGGAGGGCTGA
- a CDS encoding ABC transporter permease has product MAVYLIKRIFALVPVLLLVSVFVFLLLRLTPGDPAAILAGDAATTEQLERIREAMGLNEPILTQYFTWMGKILQGDLGVSLISGVPVLDMVSQRIGPTISIAILTIIIAVLAAIPMGVIAAWRHRSWIDYLVMSFSVLGFSVPVFLVGYVLLLIFSVNLGWLPVQGFKSISSGFGGFMERAILPALTLASIYIALIARMTRAAMLDVLGEDYIRTARAKGVSDRRLLFVHALKNAAVPVVTIVGTGFALLISGVVVTESIFNIPGIGRLTVDAVLARDYPVIQAMILLTSALYVFVNLLIDLSYTLFDPRIRY; this is encoded by the coding sequence ATGGCTGTCTATCTGATCAAACGTATCTTTGCGCTCGTGCCGGTGTTGTTGCTGGTATCGGTATTTGTATTCCTCCTCCTCAGACTGACGCCGGGTGATCCGGCAGCAATTCTGGCGGGGGATGCCGCTACCACCGAACAGCTCGAACGCATTCGCGAGGCAATGGGTCTTAATGAGCCGATCCTCACTCAGTATTTCACCTGGATGGGCAAGATTTTACAGGGTGATCTCGGTGTTTCGCTGATTTCGGGCGTTCCAGTGCTCGATATGGTTTCACAACGTATCGGCCCGACGATTTCGATCGCTATTCTCACGATCATAATTGCAGTTCTGGCTGCAATTCCGATGGGTGTGATCGCCGCGTGGCGTCATCGTTCATGGATCGATTATCTCGTCATGAGCTTTTCGGTTCTCGGGTTTTCCGTTCCAGTCTTTCTGGTTGGCTATGTTCTGTTGCTCATTTTCTCGGTCAATCTGGGCTGGCTTCCGGTTCAGGGCTTCAAGTCGATCTCATCTGGCTTTGGCGGCTTTATGGAGCGTGCAATATTGCCCGCTCTGACACTGGCTTCGATTTACATTGCACTCATTGCCCGTATGACCCGTGCGGCAATGCTGGATGTGCTGGGCGAAGACTACATTCGCACAGCTCGTGCGAAAGGTGTCAGTGATCGCCGTCTTCTGTTTGTGCATGCGCTGAAAAATGCTGCTGTGCCGGTCGTGACCATTGTTGGCACCGGCTTCGCATTACTGATTTCTGGCGTCGTTGTGACTGAGAGCATCTTCAACATTCCGGGTATAGGTCGCCTGACTGTCGACGCTGTACTGGCACGTGATTATCCTGTTATTCAGGCCATGATCCTGCTGACGAGTGCGCTTTATGTCTTCGTCAACCTTCTGATCGACCTTTCCTATACATTGTTCGACCCAAGGATACGCTATTGA
- a CDS encoding ABC transporter substrate-binding protein, translating to MQFFKSPQPGPILRKLKYGIAVSLIALGAGNAWAETTFTAVMHSDLRILDPIITTAHITRDHGYMIYDVLIAVDENFKPQPQMADWTVSDDGKTYTFTLRDGLKFHDGAPVTAADAVASLERWAKRDAGGQLIMDITDSLKAADDQTLVWTLKEPFAPFLDTLSKQAALPPFIMPARIAATPADTAITEHIGSGPFKFVPAEFQPGVGVSYLKNENYVPRNEPASWMAGGKVVNVDKVRWVTMTDAQTAVNALTSGEIDYVEQIPVDLVPLFDGDDSVVLEQRDPLGYQTMGRLNFKHPPFDNPDIRRAAFLAMSQEPVLAALMADPNYYKVCGAIFGCGTPNATNVGADSITAKGNAEEAKELLKKAGYDGKPVVLMQPTDVTSLSPQPVVAAQQLRAVGFTVDMQPMDWQTLVGRRASKDEPSKGGWNIFFTNWQIPEIATPLNSVMLNGRGDQGWFGWPKDDKIEELKKEYIAAKTPEEQKAVVEKIQAHTLENVLYIPLGEYNPPQARRSNVVDMLGSPVPVFWNVKKNEE from the coding sequence ATGCAGTTTTTCAAATCACCACAGCCTGGCCCCATCCTCCGCAAACTGAAATATGGGATAGCTGTTTCCCTGATTGCGCTTGGCGCTGGTAATGCATGGGCGGAAACAACGTTCACTGCAGTCATGCATTCCGATTTGCGTATTCTCGATCCTATCATCACCACCGCGCATATCACTCGGGATCATGGATATATGATCTATGATGTGCTGATTGCTGTTGATGAAAACTTCAAGCCACAGCCGCAGATGGCGGATTGGACTGTTTCGGACGACGGTAAGACTTACACATTCACGCTACGCGATGGCCTGAAATTCCATGATGGTGCGCCGGTAACGGCTGCAGATGCGGTGGCTTCACTTGAACGCTGGGCCAAGCGCGATGCCGGTGGCCAGCTTATCATGGACATTACAGATTCCCTCAAGGCCGCTGACGACCAGACCCTCGTCTGGACACTAAAAGAGCCGTTCGCTCCCTTCCTCGATACGCTTTCCAAGCAGGCGGCTTTACCTCCATTCATTATGCCAGCGCGGATTGCGGCAACGCCCGCTGACACTGCGATTACCGAACATATCGGCTCAGGTCCGTTCAAGTTCGTACCGGCAGAGTTCCAGCCCGGTGTTGGCGTCAGCTATCTCAAGAATGAAAATTATGTCCCGCGCAACGAGCCAGCCAGCTGGATGGCAGGCGGCAAGGTCGTCAATGTTGACAAGGTGCGCTGGGTTACAATGACAGACGCCCAAACTGCCGTGAATGCGCTGACGAGTGGTGAAATCGACTATGTAGAACAGATCCCGGTTGATCTCGTGCCACTGTTTGATGGCGACGATTCCGTTGTTCTTGAACAGCGTGATCCGCTCGGTTATCAGACGATGGGACGTCTCAACTTCAAGCATCCACCTTTCGACAATCCCGACATTCGCCGTGCGGCCTTCCTAGCCATGTCGCAAGAACCAGTGCTTGCGGCGCTGATGGCTGACCCGAATTACTACAAGGTTTGTGGGGCGATTTTTGGCTGCGGTACACCCAATGCCACCAATGTCGGCGCAGACAGCATCACCGCAAAGGGCAATGCTGAAGAGGCGAAGGAACTGCTCAAGAAGGCCGGTTATGATGGCAAGCCGGTTGTGTTGATGCAGCCGACTGATGTTACTAGTCTGTCGCCTCAACCCGTTGTCGCAGCACAGCAACTCCGCGCTGTTGGCTTCACCGTCGACATGCAGCCGATGGACTGGCAGACGCTCGTCGGTCGCCGCGCATCAAAAGATGAGCCATCAAAAGGCGGTTGGAACATCTTCTTCACCAACTGGCAGATTCCAGAAATTGCCACACCGCTTAACTCCGTGATGCTGAATGGCCGTGGCGATCAGGGTTGGTTCGGCTGGCCGAAGGATGACAAGATTGAAGAGCTGAAAAAGGAATATATCGCCGCCAAGACGCCTGAAGAGCAGAAGGCCGTTGTCGAAAAGATACAGGCTCATACGTTGGAGAACGTACTTTATATTCCACTTGGCGAGTATAACCCACCACAGGCACGCCGCTCCAATGTTGTTGATATGCTCGGCTCTCCCGTTCCGGTCTTCTGGAATGTGAAAAAGAACGAGGAATAA